Proteins encoded by one window of Rhodamnia argentea isolate NSW1041297 chromosome 6, ASM2092103v1, whole genome shotgun sequence:
- the LOC115756239 gene encoding LOW QUALITY PROTEIN: alpha-1,4 glucan phosphorylase L-2 isozyme, chloroplastic/amyloplastic-like (The sequence of the model RefSeq protein was modified relative to this genomic sequence to represent the inferred CDS: inserted 1 base in 1 codon), producing the protein MAASPFSSSCTLPKSISHSKSVHSSKGCDFRARVTELFFXQHPRLVCSRRNFYVRNVASDQKQDLKEPLADEGTLDTFVPDSASIASCIKYHAEFTPSFSPEKFELPKAYFATAESVRDTLIINWNATYDYYEKLNVKQAYYLSMEYLQGRALLNAIGNLELSGAYAEALRKMGHNLEDVASQEQDAALGNGGLGRLASCFLDSLATLNYPAWGYGLRYKYGLFKQNITKDGQEEVAENWLEMGNPWEIVRNDVSYPVKFYGEVISGPDGSKEWVGGENIMALAYDVPIPGYKTKTTINLRLWSTKVASEEFDLLAFNAGDHAKASAALKNAEKICYILYPGDESIEGKTLRLKQQYTLCSASLQDIIACFERRSGDVKDWAKLPEKVAVQMNDTHPTLCIPELMRILMDVKKLSWEEAWNITKRTVAYTNHTVLPEALEKWSLELMQDLLPRHVEIIKKIDEELVQTIIDEYGKEDLNLLQRMLKEMRILDNVELPGTVLELLAKPEVDPSEEVDTAIEESKVVDEVDQPEEEDAPEEKKVTPEPAPVLPKMVRMANLCVAGGFAVNGVAEIHSEIVKEEVFNEFFKLWPEKFQNKTNGVTPRRWIRFCNSNLSEIITKWIGTDDWTINTEKLAILKEFADNEDLQLEWRVAKRRNKIKVAAFLKEKTGYIVSPDAMFDVQVKRIHEYKRQLLNILGIIYRYKKMKEMTPDERKMRFVPRVCIFGGKAFATYVQAKRIVKFITDVGATVNHDPEIDDLLKVVFVPNYNVSAAEVLIPGSELSQHISTAGMEASGTSNMKFAMNGCVLIGTLDGANVEIRQEVGEDNFFLFGAKAHEIAGLRKERAEGKFIPDARFEEVKAYVRSGVFGPYNYEELMGSLEGNKGYGRADYFLVGKDFPSYVECQEKIDEAYRDQKRWTKMSILNTAGSYKFSSDRTIREYARDIWGIEPVVLP; encoded by the exons ATGGCTGCTTCCCCATTCTCATCGAGTTGCACTTTGCCCAAGTCGATTTCTCATTCCAAATCTGTGCACAGCTCCAAAGGCTGCGACTTCAGAGCCAGAGTGACAGAGTTGTTCT TCCAGCACCCACGTTTGGTTTGCTCCAGAAGAAACTTCTACGTCAGAAATGTGGCTAGTGACCAAAAGCAGGACCTGAAAGAACCCCTCGCTGACGAAG GCACACTGGATACTTTTGTTCCTGATTCAGCATCCATTGCCTCGTGCATCAAGTACCATGCGGAGTTCACCCCGTCTTTCTCTCCAGAGAAGTTCGAGTTGCCAAAGGCATATTTCGCTACTGCAGAAAGTGTTCGCGATACCCTTATAATAAACTGGAATGCTACTTATGATTATTACGAGAAGTTGAATGTAAAGCAGGCATATTATCTGTCTATGGAGTATCTACAG GGCAGAGCACTGCTAAACGCAATTGGTAACTTAGAGCTTTCCGGGGCTTATGCAGAGGCTTTGAGAAAGATGGGGCACAATTTAGAGGATGTGGCCAGCCAG GAACAAGATGCTGCACTTGGAAATGGGGGACTAGGGAGGCTCGCTTCCTGCTTTCTTGATTCTCTAGCCACCCTCAACTATCCTGCTTGGGGATATGGGCTTAGATACAAGTATGGCTTGTTCAAGCAGAATATCACAAAAGATGGCCAAGAGGAGGTTGCAGAAAATTGGCTTGAG ATGGGAAATCCATGGGAAATTGTGAGAAATGATGTTTCTTATCCAGTGAAGTTCTATGGTGAAGTCATTTCTGGACCCGATGGGAGTAAAGAATGGGTTGGGGGAGAAAACATAATGGCTCTTGCCTATGATGTTCCCATTCCAGGATACAAAACTAAGACCACCATCAATCTTCGACTTTGGTCCACAAAGGTTGCTTCAGAAGAGTTTGACCTGCTTGCTTTTAATGCTGGAGATCATGCCAAAGCATCTGCGGCCCTAAAGAACGCTGAAAAG ATTTGCTACATATTGTACCCTGGGGATGAGTCAATTGAAGGAAAGACTCTTCGATTGAAGCAGCAGTACACCCTCTGTTCTGCTTCTCTTCAAGATATCATCGCTTGTTTTGAAAGAAGATCAGGGGATGTTAAGGATTGGGCTAAGTTGCCTGAGAAGGTTGCTGTCCAGATGAACGACACTCATCCTACACTCTGCATTCCTGAACTGATGAGAATATTAATGGATGTGAAGAAGTTGAGCTGGGAAGAAGCTTGGAACATCACTAAAAG GACCGTTGCCTATACTAACCATACTGTTCTACCTGAGGCCCTAGAGAAATGGAGTTTGGAGCTTATGCAGGATTTGCTTCCTCGACATGTTGAGATCATCAAAAAGATAGATGAGGAG TTAGTTCAAACTATAATAGATGAGTACGGCAAGGAGGATCTTAACCTGCTGCAGCGAATGTTGAAAGAAATGCGGATATTAGATAATGTTGAATTGCCTGGTACAGTTCTAGAATTGCTAGCTAAACCAGAAGTAGATCCTAGTGAGGAAGTTGATACTGCCATTGAAGAAAGTAAAGTAGTTGATGAAGTAGATCAACCTGAAGAAGAGGATGCTCCGGAGGAGAAGAAAGTGACTCCTGAACCAGCTCCAGTATTGCCAAAGATGGTTAGGATGGCCAATCTCTGTGTTGCTGGTGGATTTGCAGTGAATGGTGTCGCTGAGATCCATAGTGAGATTGTAAAGGAGGAAGTTTTTAACGAATTCTTCAAG TTATGGCCAGAGAAGTTCCAGAATAAAACGAATGGTGTGACACCGAGAAGATGGATACGTTTTTGCAATTCAAATCTGAGTGAAATCATAACCAAGTGGATTGGAACGGATGACTGGACTATTAACACTGAGAAATTAGCTATTCTTAAAGAG TTTGCTGATAATGAAGATCTCCAATTGGAATGGCGGGTagccaaaagaagaaacaagataAAGGTCGCAGCATTTCTCAAAGAAAAAACTGGATATATAGTCAGTCCCGATGCCATGTTTGATGTCCAG GTGAAGCGCATACATGAATACAAGAGGCAGTTATTAAACATCCTTGGCATCATCTATCGCTACAAGAAAATGAAGGAGATGACACCTGATGAAAGAAAGATGAGGTTCGTTCCTCGGGTCTGCATATTTGGAGGTAAAGCATTTGCTACATATGTCCAAGCTAAGAGAATTGTGAAGTTCATCACGGATGTGGGGGCAACCGTTAACCATGATCCCGAAATTGATGATCTCTTGAAG GTTGTCTTTGTTCCAAACTACAATGTCAGTGCTGCGGAAGTGCTTATTCCAGGAAGCGAGTTGTCACAACATATCAG TACTGCTGGAATGGAGGCCAGTGGAACCAGCAACATGAAGTTTGCAATGAATGGGTGTGTCCTCATCGGAACCTTAGATGGGGCGAATGTTGAAATAAGACAGGAGGTTGGAGAAGACAATTTCTTCCTCTTCGGGGCAAAGGCGCATGAAATAGCTGGGCTGAGGAAGGAAAGAGCTGAAGGAAAG TTTATACCGGATGCTCGTTTTGAAGAAGTAAAGGCATATGTGCGGAGTGGTGTCTTCGGTCCCTACAACTATGAAGAGTTAATGGGATCGTTGGAAGGAAACAAAGGCTATGGACGTGCAGACTATTTCCTCGTGGGCAAGGACTTCCCCAGTTACGTGGAATGCCAAGAAAAGATCGACGAGGCATACAGAGACCAGAAA AGATGGACAAAAATGTCGATCTTGAACACGGCTGGATCGTACAAGTTCAGCAGCGACCGGACAATCCGCGAGTATGCCAGAGACATATGGGGAATCGAGCCGGTCGTACTGCCATAA
- the LOC115728801 gene encoding probable WRKY transcription factor 57 has protein sequence MDDNGEQHRSDPFAEFAPISSWPQLGPDSDGRYFFGADRDSAVLSEFGWNLPGAGSVGGAPDCFGDVDQIIAEGEGTGSAPRGSDAASGAAGDASTSNRSASSGSSEDPPERSAASGESLLAPEKPSRARKKGQKRIKQPRFAFMTKSEVDHLEDGYRWRKYGQKAVKNSPFPRSYYRCTNSKCTVKKRVERSSEDPATVITTYEGQHCHHSAGYLRSSSVISHEAAFGRRLAHPASQIYRPTRVLLPLETSPHNSNTHSVPTSSGDSQRLPTSSGECDALLGANQVLSTEGLLADVVPPGMR, from the exons ATGGACGACAATGGAGAGCAGCACCGATCCGATCCGTTCGCGGAGTTTGCCCCCATCTCCAGCTGGCCCCAGCTCGGGCCCGACTCGGACGGCCGCTACTTCTTCGGCGCCGACCGGGACAGCGCCGTGCTGAGCGAGTTCGGATGGAACCTCCCGGGAGCCGGATCTGTTGGGGGAGCTCCCGACTGCTTCGGGGACGTCGACCAGATCATCGCCGAGGGCGAGGGAACGGGATCGGCTCCTCGCGGCTCCGACGCCGCCTCGGGGGCCGCGGGGGACGCGTCGACGTCGAACAGGTCGGCGTCTTCGGGGTCGAGTGAGGATCCGCCGGAGAGGTCCGCGGCCTCCGGCGAGAGCTTGCTGGCGCCAGAAAAACC GAGTAGAGCTCgaaagaaaggacaaaagagGATAAAGCAGCCGCGGTTTGCGTTCATGACTAAGAGTGAGGTTGATCATCTTGAAGATGGGTACCGCTGGCGAAAATACGGACAAAAGGCCGTCAAGAATAGTCCATTTCCGAG GAGCTACTATCGTTGCACGAATAGCAAATGCACAGTCAAGAAGAGAGTGGAGCGGTCCTCAGAAGATCCTGCGACCGTAATAACCACCTACGAAGGCCAACATTGCCACCACTCCGCCGGGTACCTCCGCAGCAGCAGCGTCATTAGCCACGAGGCTGCCTTCGGCAGGCGATTAGCTCATCCGGCTTCGCAGATTTACCGTCCCACACGAGTTCTTTTACCCCTAGAAACTTCTCCTCATAACTCAAACACTCACAGTGTGCCGACCTCTTCCGGAGACTCCCAACGGCTGCCGACGTCTTCCGGAGAATGCGATGCGCTGTTGGGCGCAAACCAAGTTCTTTCTACGGAAGGACTGCTTGCCGATGTCGTGCCTCCTGGAATGAGATGA
- the LOC115728793 gene encoding uncharacterized protein LOC115728793, with amino-acid sequence MNQKMDFVCKYCNKRYPCGKSLGGHLSSHKMVDGFAGEDGRHCNDHRVKELRVEGNSSHCLRNRKGTRLFEGSGSILRVGNVCKECGKVFQSLKALCGHMACHSEREKATNRRKDVMEYSEKQIVEMDVVPDSEGSAQIQCRRSKRIKCRGPAKILVCGASSVSEIEQEQEEVAKCLMMLSRDTSNFKGAWTWIQDGADHDSDYLEAKSSSSDVRSGKSGEIDVSNSYSSGYVEETESDCYVDHNISIRELKNHKLVYGSKAREDGVEWRKWLNGIKCEAEGVEGTIREALDVSRKRVENEMQRSGSVIGEKIFDSPQKLAGHKDCQKKLKMSAWSKYESSKTGGEIDTSHNPEQVIRDQEFCTGGTATRKEKQPGTKKNNRHECSICFRVFRSGQALGGHKRSHFLGGSGDKATATGREVHEVPALIDLNLPAWEVENGEAGLFSW; translated from the coding sequence ATGAATCAGAAGATGGACTTTGTGTGCAAGTATTGCAACAAGAGGTACCCGTGTGGGAAATCTCTGGGCGGTCATTTGAGCTCTCATAAGATGGTGGATGGTTTTGCTGGAGAAGATGGTAGGCATTGCAATGATCATAGGGTCAAGGAGCTTCGAGTTGAGGGGAATTCCAGCCACTGCCTCAGGAACCGGAAAGGAACGAGATTGTTCGAGGGTTCAGGCAGTATATTGCGAGTAGGGAACGTGTGTAAAGAGTGTGGGAAAGTGTTTCAGTCATTGAAAGCTCTTTGCGGTCATATGGCTTGTCATTCCGAGAGAGAAAAGGCAACCAATCGTCGTAAGGATGTGATGGAGTACAGCGAGAAGCAGATTGTAGAAATGGATGTAGTCCCAGATTCAGAAGGGTCAGCTCAAATTCAGTGTAGGAGATCAAAAAGAATCAAGTGTAGAGGTCCTGCAAAGATCTTAGTCTGCGGTGCATCATCTGTTTCCGAGAtcgaacaagaacaagaagaggtgGCAAAATGTTTGATGATGTTATCCAGGGATACTAGCAATTTTAAGGGTGCTTGGACTTGGATCCAAGATGGTGCGGATCATGATTCAGATTATTTAGAAGCTAAATCATCCTCGAGTGATGTAAGAAGTGGGAAATCAGGTGAGATTGATGTTTCTAACAGTTATAGTTCCGGATATGTGGAGGAGACGGAATCTGATTGTTATGTCGACCACAATATCAGCATTCGTGAGCTTAAGAATCATAAATTAGTCTACGGATCTAAAGCTAGGGAAGATGGTGTCGAATGGAGGAAATGGTTGAACGGAATCAAATGCGAAGCTGAAGGAGTAGAAGGCACCATAAGGGAAGCATTAGATGTTTCAAGAAAGAGAGTCGAAAATGAAATGCAAAGATCAGGATCTGTAATTGGTGAGAAGATCTTCGACTCTCCCCAGAAACTTGCTGGGCACAAAGACTGCCAGAAGAAGTTAAAGATGAGCGCCTGGTCCAAATATGAGAGTAGCAAAACCGGCGGGGAGATAGATACATCTCATAATCCTGAGCAGGTGATTAGAGATCAGGAGTTTTGCACTGGTGGAACCGCGACTCGAAAGGAGAAACAACCAGGTACAAAGAAGAACAACAGGCATGAGTGCTCAATCTGCTTCAGGGTCTTTCGGTCAGGCCAAGCTTTAGGAGGTCACAAGAGATCGCACTTTTTAGGGGGGTCCGGAGACAAAGCGACGGCGACAGGGCGAGAAGTTCACGAGGTTCCTGCTTTAATTGATCTGAACCTTCCTGCTTGGGAAGTGGAAAATGGCGAGGCCGGTTTATTTTCATGGTAA
- the LOC115728779 gene encoding COBW domain-containing protein 1 gives MEDGVELDDGPPLAIEIPGTSDQNRRPEDGGASVGVTVITGYLGAGKSTLVNHVLNSQHGKRIAVILNEFGEEIGVERAMINEGEGGDLVEEWVELANGCVCCTVKHSLVQALEQLVQRKERLDHILLETTGLANPAPLASVLWLDEQLESDVKLDSIVTVVDAKNLRLQLNEQRDSSSFPEAFLQIAFADVVILNKVDLVSSEATGALEELEKEIHGINSLADIIRTVRCQVELSTILDRRAYDATVSYVMLFQRVAHLETLLLENQSLSGRELHDKRVRTLCICEPRKVDLDKVRSWLEEILWDKKYGMDVYRCKGVLSVLNSDMLHTLQAVKEIYEIVPTRKWKEQENPMNKIVFIGDVLQSSSLDSLRICALAL, from the exons ATGGAAGACGGAGTCGAACTTGACGATGGTCCGCCACTCGCGATCGAAATACCCGGGACGTCCGACCAGAACCGGCGACCCGAAGACGGCGGCGCCTCGGTGGGCGTCACCGTAATCACTGGTTACCTCGGCGCCGGCAAATCCACG CTCGTCAACCACGTCCTGAACTCCCAACACGGGAAGAGGATAGCCGTTATACTGAACGAGTTTGGGGAAGAGATCGGGGTGGAGAGGGCGATGATCAACGAAGGGGAAGGCGGGGATCTCGTCGAAGAGTGGGTGGAGCTCGCGAACGGCTGCGTCTGTTGCACCGTCAAGCACAGTCTGGTTCAAGCCCTCGAGCAACTTGTTcagaggaaagaaag GCTCGACCATATATTGCTGGAAACGACCGGCTTGGCGAACCCTGCTCCTCTTGCGTCTGTTCTTTGGTTGGATGAGCAGCTTGAATCTGATGTGAAGCTCGACTCCATTGTCACA GTTGTAGATGCTAAAAACCTCCGATTGCAGCTCAATGAGCAGCGtgattcttcttcatttccaGAAGCATTTCTTCAAATTGCATTTGCG GATGTGGTGATTCTTAACAAGGTTGATTTGGTTTCCTCGGAGGCCACTGGTGCCTTGGAAGAGTTGGAGAAGGAAATACACGGCATCAACTCTCTTGCCGACATCATTCGCACTGTTAGATGTCAAGTTGAGTTGTCAACAATTTTGGATCGGCGGGCCTATGATGCTACAGTAAGTTATGT TATGCTCTTTCAGCGTGTTGCTCACTTAGAAACGTTGCTGCTAGAAAATCAATCTCTTTCTGGTAGAGAACTTCATGACAAGAGAGTGCGCACATTATGCATTTGTGAGCCTCGGAAAGTTGATCTCGATAAG GTTCGTTCATGGCTTGAGGAGATTCTTTGGGATAAGAAATATGGCATGGATGTATACCGCTGTAAAGGGGTCCTGAGTGTCTTGAACTCGGACATGCTACATACTTTGCAG GCTGTCAAGGAGATATACGAGATTGTTCCAACTCGCAAATGGAAAGAACAAGAGAATCCGATGAACAAGATAGTGTTTATCGGTGATGTTCTGCAAAGCTCATCTC TCGATTCCCTCAGAATTTGTGCACTGGCATTGTGA